Proteins from a single region of Dehalococcoidia bacterium:
- a CDS encoding CoA pyrophosphatase, producing MSLEKYKLLEKKISGRISDKKKLGKNNLMIAAVSILIEKDNPEFPLYMIKRANEGKHALEWAFPGGKTEPIDRNLEDTASRETNEEIGIERSDFTLWGELDPVMTLGTGWLIQPYVGEVTRMSRIDINEDEVEEIAKIPLFKLIENNNKRYFSFTKEDERIDSRAFVYEDKLIWGASARMIIQLSDLLEN from the coding sequence TTGAGTTTAGAAAAATATAAATTATTAGAGAAAAAAATTTCTGGAAGAATATCAGATAAAAAAAAATTGGGAAAAAATAATCTAATGATTGCAGCNGTAAGTATTTTAATTGAAAAAGATAACCCTGAGTTTCCTTTGTATATGATAAAAAGAGCTAATGAAGGTAAACATGCTTTAGAATGGGCATTTCCTGGTGGTAAAACAGAACCTATAGATAGAAATTTAGAAGATACAGCTTCAAGAGAAACTAATGAGGAAATTGGTATTGAAAGATCTGATTTTACTTTATGGGGAGAACTTGATCCAGTTATGACTTTAGGCACTGGATGGTTAATTCAACCATATGTTGGAGAAGTTACTAGAATGTCTAGAATAGATATTAATGAGGATGAGGTAGAAGAAATAGCAAAGATACCTCTTTTTAAATTGATTGAAAATAATAATAAAAGGTATTTTTCTTTTACCAAAGAAGATGAAAGAATTGATTCAAGAGCATTTGTTTACGAGGATAAATTAATTTGGGGAGCATCAGCAAGAATGATAATTCAATTATCAGATTTGTTAGAAAACTAA
- the rpsU gene encoding 30S ribosomal protein S21 — translation MVEVRIKDDESFEALLRRFSKKVQQESIVSEARRRQNFESPTSIRKKKISNKKRKSYRTTLKNQ, via the coding sequence ATGGTAGAAGTAAGAATAAAAGATGACGAAAGTTTTGAAGCCTTATTAAGAAGATTTTCAAAGAAAGTCCAACAAGAATCAATCGTTTCCGAGGCAAGAAGAAGACAAAACTTTGAGTCTCCAACATCCATTCGTAAGAAAAAAATATCTAACAAAAAAAGAAAAAGTTATCGTACTACTTTAAAAAACCAATAA
- the lspA gene encoding signal peptidase II, producing MKNYNSIKKKFINSWLLKDKLFWITFPSIFFLDQITKYLVYSNMYLGESIPENGLLRITYARNTGTAFSLFRSHGELLLFLSVLVALFFTIYFIFIEKPKIFMRLFISLVVAGALGNIIDRIRFGYVNDFIDVGFWPIFNIADSSISIAITIYILDALILSRNKDEN from the coding sequence ATGAAAAATTATAACTCAATCAAAAAAAAATTTATTAATTCTTGGCTACTTAAAGACAAATTATTTTGGATAACTTTCCCCTCAATTTTTTTTCTAGATCAAATAACTAAATATTTAGTTTATAGTAATATGTACCTTGGTGAATCAATTCCAGAAAATGGATTATTAAGAATAACTTATGCCAGAAATACAGGAACTGCATTTAGCCTTTTTAGATCACACGGTGAACTACTTCTTTTTTTGTCAGTATTAGTTGCTTTATTTTTTACAATATATTTTATTTTTATAGAAAAACCAAAAATATTTATGAGACTTTTTATATCTCTTGTAGTTGCAGGTGCACTTGGAAATATTATAGATAGAATAAGATTTGGTTATGTAAATGACTTTATAGATGTAGGATTTTGGCCCATATTTAATATTGCTGATTCATCAATATCTATAGCAATAACCATTTACATATTGGATGCTTTGATCTTAAGTAGAAATAAAGATGAAAATTAA
- the dtd gene encoding D-aminoacyl-tRNA deacylase, giving the protein MRALIQRVKSASVEVEDKIVSEINSGLVVLLGITHDDSLNDTKYLINKIINLRIFGNDQNDNFELSLLETKKDILIISQFTLFANTRKGRRPSFTESAKSDNAKRIYDEFIDTISEEQINIKTGIFGAKMLVQINNDGPVTISMDSR; this is encoded by the coding sequence GTGAGAGCACTTATTCAACGTGTAAAATCTGCATCAGTAGAAGTCGAAGATAAAATAGTTTCTGAAATTAATTCTGGGCTAGTTGTTTTACTTGGAATTACTCATGATGATTCTCTAAATGATACAAAATATCTTATTAACAAAATAATTAATTTGAGAATATTTGGAAATGATCAAAATGATAATTTCGAATTATCCTTATTAGAAACAAAAAAAGATATTTTAATAATTTCTCAATTTACATTATTTGCGAACACCAGAAAAGGAAGACGACCAAGTTTTACTGAATCAGCTAAATCAGATAATGCTAAAAGAATTTATGATGAATTTATAGATACAATAAGTGAAGAACAAATAAATATAAAAACAGGTATTTTTGGAGCAAAGATGCTGGTTCAGATAAATAATGATGGCCCAGTAACAATTTCTATGGATTCTAGATAA
- the gltX gene encoding glutamate--tRNA ligase encodes MENDKKVIVRFAPSPTGNLHIGGVRTAIFNWLFARANNGKFILRIEDTDRSRYDKNSENSILSSLDWLGIDWDEGPIYQSDRKEIYKEISNKLIDTGWAYYDDTTPEELDDLRKQQIKEKKPPRYDNRGRYKEISHTQYLEKNSDQNPIVVRFKVPDYGAKPFNDVIRGKVEFNLKEIDDFVILKSDGMPTYHLAHVIDDKLMDISHVIRGEEWISSTPRHVLIHDALNWELPKYVHVPLILGKDKSKLSKRHGAESALEYKEKGYLPEAVLNFLALLGWSPGDNSEIMTLNDILEKFSIERILGHPAVFDPEKLEWMNGSYIRNLDDNILSKKIFDEVNKELTQGGLISDNVNSEVLESKIFEITPLIKERLRTLRESSYLIKYFFYDDFEIEKEKLVPKKIQKEQIIKGLKKSIDLIEKIEIFEPENLEDNFRNLADEINLKAGQLFFPIRIALTGRRESPPLFDTMKAIGVQSSIKRLNKAINILE; translated from the coding sequence ATGGAAAATGATAAAAAAGTAATTGTTCGTTTTGCACCAAGTCCAACTGGGAATTTACATATTGGAGGAGTTAGAACTGCAATATTTAATTGGTTATTTGCAAGAGCAAATAATGGAAAATTTATTTTAAGAATTGAAGATACTGACAGATCAAGGTACGATAAAAATTCTGAGAATTCTATATTATCTAGTCTAGATTGGCTAGGAATTGATTGGGATGAGGGACCAATTTATCAATCAGATAGAAAAGAAATATATAAAGAAATTTCTAATAAGCTTATTGATACAGGTTGGGCTTATTATGATGATACAACTCCTGAGGAGCTAGATGATTTGAGGAAACAACAAATTAAGGAGAAAAAACCCCCTAGATATGATAACAGAGGAAGGTATAAAGAAATTTCTCATACACAATATTTAGAAAAAAATAGTGATCAAAATCCAATAGTTGTAAGATTTAAGGTTCCAGATTATGGAGCCAAACCATTTAATGATGTAATTCGAGGAAAAGTAGAATTCAATCTCAAGGAAATTGATGATTTTGTCATATTGAAATCAGACGGAATGCCGACGTATCATCTAGCTCATGTAATAGATGATAAATTAATGGATATATCCCACGTTATAAGAGGAGAAGAATGGATTTCAAGTACACCAAGACATGTGCTTATTCATGATGCACTAAATTGGGAATTACCTAAATACGTTCATGTACCCTTAATACTTGGAAAAGATAAATCAAAATTATCTAAAAGACATGGAGCGGAATCTGCTTTGGAATATAAAGAAAAAGGATATTTACCTGAAGCTGTATTAAATTTTCTTGCTTTACTTGGCTGGTCACCGGGTGATAATTCAGAAATAATGACACTCAATGATATCCTAGAAAAGTTTAGCATAGAAAGGATACTTGGTCATCCAGCAGTTTTTGACCCTGAAAAATTAGAGTGGATGAATGGATCTTATATTAGGAATCTAGACGATAATATATTATCAAAAAAAATATTTGATGAAGTAAATAAAGAATTAACACAAGGTGGTTTAATTTCGGATAATGTTAACTCTGAAGTGTTAGAATCTAAAATATTTGAAATAACACCCTTAATAAAAGAAAGATTAAGAACTTTAAGAGAATCATCATACTTAATCAAATATTTTTTTTACGATGATTTTGAAATTGAAAAAGAAAAATTAGTGCCTAAAAAAATTCAAAAAGAACAGATTATAAAAGGTTTAAAAAAATCTATTGACTTAATAGAAAAAATTGAAATATTTGAACCTGAAAATTTAGAAGATAATTTTAGAAATTTAGCAGATGAAATAAATCTAAAAGCGGGTCAATTATTTTTTCCAATTAGGATTGCATTAACTGGAAGAAGAGAATCTCCACCTCTTTTTGATACAATGAAAGCAATTGGAGTTCAAAGCTCAATAAAGAGACTTAATAAAGCAATAAATATTCTGGAATAA
- the ltaE gene encoding low-specificity L-threonine aldolase has protein sequence MEIDLRSDTVTKPSPEMRKAMANAEVGDDVYKGDPTVNKLEEKAAELFGKEDAIFVSSGTQGNLVSVLSQATRGDEILLGDICHIFGSEAGGVSVLGGVVMYPLKTNPDGTIDPNRITEAVKPDDYHKPSTKLFAFENTHGGVSGMPISKESSDKMALAAKKAGLRVHVDGARIFNASIALDTPVKELTEHVDSVTFCLSKGLSCPVGSIIVGDKDQILEARRIRKLLGSAMRQVGVLAACGIVALDTMIDRLAEDHENAKRLAIGLSEISKIHINPDNIHTNLVKFKVPENKGFEVSEKLRELGIIINGSYTELRMVPHYGIESDHIDTTIQSMSKVMNTV, from the coding sequence GTGGAAATAGACTTAAGATCAGATACGGTTACAAAACCTTCACCCGAAATGCGAAAAGCAATGGCCAATGCTGAGGTAGGCGATGATGTATATAAAGGTGATCCTACAGTAAATAAATTAGAGGAAAAAGCAGCTGAATTGTTTGGTAAAGAAGATGCTATATTTGTTTCATCAGGGACTCAAGGCAACCTAGTTTCAGTTCTGTCTCAAGCAACTAGAGGAGACGAGATATTATTAGGTGATATATGTCATATTTTTGGATCTGAAGCTGGTGGTGTATCTGTTTTAGGAGGAGTTGTAATGTATCCTCTCAAGACAAACCCAGATGGAACGATAGATCCTAACAGAATAACTGAAGCTGTAAAACCAGACGATTATCATAAACCAAGTACAAAATTATTTGCATTTGAAAATACTCATGGGGGCGTAAGCGGTATGCCAATTTCTAAAGAATCATCAGATAAAATGGCACTAGCTGCTAAGAAAGCTGGTTTGAGAGTTCACGTTGATGGAGCGAGAATTTTTAATGCTTCAATTGCCCTAGATACTCCTGTGAAGGAGCTAACAGAACATGTTGATTCTGTAACATTTTGTCTTTCTAAAGGCCTATCATGCCCAGTAGGAAGCATAATAGTTGGAGATAAAGATCAGATACTAGAAGCAAGGAGAATCAGAAAACTTTTAGGATCTGCTATGAGACAAGTTGGTGTTTTAGCAGCATGTGGAATAGTGGCATTAGACACTATGATAGATAGGCTTGCTGAAGATCATGAAAATGCAAAAAGGCTAGCAATAGGTTTATCTGAAATTTCTAAAATTCATATAAATCCAGATAATATACATACAAATTTAGTTAAGTTTAAGGTCCCTGAAAATAAAGGTTTTGAGGTTTCAGAGAAATTAAGAGAATTAGGAATAATAATAAATGGATCCTATACTGAATTAAGAATGGTTCCTCATTATGGAATAGAATCTGATCATATTGACACCACTATTCAGTCTATGTCAAAAGTTATGAATACGGTTTAA
- a CDS encoding RluA family pseudouridine synthase: protein MKIKLVSNQKTRLDKFISENSDLSREQINKIIEANKCFVDGIIAKKKSQIINSRNEIILDTEITEKKIINPSLSYVYVDKDIIVINKEKNTITHGINNNHYGTLNGSIIQDYPEIKNVGDIERPGTVHRLDKGTSGLIIFSRSKESYLILKNMIKNRDIKRQYTALVDGKPTRPNAIIEAPILRDPINPLKRKVSIDGKYAKTTYKTLKNLDNFTLIDVELFTGRTHQIRVHMAEIGNPVVGDSLYGKQNKELDRPFLHSSKLNFLHPISKKELYFETELPKDLKHFLRDKK from the coding sequence ATGAAAATTAAGCTCGTATCAAATCAAAAAACTCGATTAGATAAATTTATTTCTGAAAATTCTGATTTATCCAGAGAGCAAATTAATAAAATTATTGAAGCAAATAAATGTTTTGTTGATGGGATTATTGCAAAAAAAAAATCTCAGATTATTAATTCAAGAAATGAAATTATTTTAGATACTGAAATAACTGAAAAAAAAATAATCAATCCTTCTTTAAGTTATGTTTATGTAGATAAAGACATCATTGTTATAAATAAAGAGAAAAATACTATTACTCACGGAATTAATAATAATCACTACGGAACACTAAATGGATCTATAATTCAAGATTATCCTGAAATAAAAAATGTTGGAGACATCGAAAGACCAGGAACAGTGCACAGATTAGATAAAGGAACATCTGGTTTAATTATATTTTCACGATCTAAAGAATCTTATCTGATTTTAAAAAATATGATTAAAAATAGAGATATAAAAAGACAATATACAGCTTTAGTTGATGGTAAACCAACCAGACCAAATGCGATTATTGAAGCTCCAATATTAAGAGATCCTATTAATCCTTTAAAAAGAAAGGTTTCGATAGATGGTAAATACGCTAAAACAACCTACAAAACATTAAAAAATTTAGATAACTTTACACTTATTGATGTAGAATTATTTACTGGAAGAACACATCAAATAAGAGTACATATGGCAGAAATTGGTAATCCAGTTGTTGGAGATAGTCTTTACGGAAAACAAAATAAAGAATTAGATAGACCGTTCTTACATAGTTCTAAACTGAATTTTTTACATCCAATAAGTAAAAAAGAATTATATTTTGAAACAGAACTACCAAAAGACTTAAAGCATTTCTTAAGGGATAAAAAATAA
- a CDS encoding replication-associated recombination protein A, whose amino-acid sequence MTLFEHNIRKELLSDSPLSSRMRPESYDEFIGQEHILGENKTLRNLIESKTIPSMVLWGPPGTGKTTLAKIISEKIGTNFRSLSAVSSGLSEIRKISEEILNNRTSKNNKTILFLDEIHRFSKSQQDSLLPLIEEGIIILIGATTENPGFSIINPLLSRVKVFKFEEHTKDSLRKLIQKILDNKKVYFNYENIEISEETIERLILGSNGDARKLIDTLELSILSTKEKKGKKSITNKKIDDLLENNSIYDKKSDNHYNNISAFIKSIRGSDPNAALYYLARMLKNGEDPLFIARRLIISASEDIGLANPNAMIIANTTFDSVNKIGMPEGRIPLSNATIYLSLSEKSNSSYIAINEAYNEVNENPISEVPNHLINAVTDFDKKSGFGNGYAYDHNSKDAFIKKDNFPKKINNRSFYSPKEKGIEKNLKERFEKLWQSG is encoded by the coding sequence ATGACTTTATTTGAACATAATATAAGAAAAGAATTACTATCTGACTCTCCATTATCATCCAGAATGAGACCAGAAAGCTATGACGAGTTTATTGGACAAGAACATATTTTAGGTGAAAATAAAACATTAAGAAATCTAATAGAAAGTAAAACAATTCCTTCAATGGTTCTATGGGGACCTCCCGGCACAGGGAAAACTACACTTGCTAAAATAATTTCAGAAAAAATTGGAACTAATTTCAGATCACTTTCAGCAGTATCTTCAGGATTATCTGAAATCAGAAAAATATCAGAAGAAATACTCAATAATAGGACTTCAAAAAATAATAAAACAATTCTTTTTTTAGATGAAATTCATAGATTTTCAAAAAGTCAGCAAGATTCCTTACTACCTTTGATCGAAGAAGGAATAATAATTCTAATCGGTGCAACCACTGAAAATCCTGGCTTTTCTATAATCAATCCTCTTTTGTCTAGAGTAAAAGTTTTTAAGTTTGAAGAACATACCAAAGATAGTCTAAGAAAATTAATTCAAAAAATTTTGGATAATAAAAAAGTTTATTTTAATTATGAAAACATTGAAATTAGTGAAGAAACTATAGAAAGACTTATTTTAGGTTCAAATGGTGATGCTAGGAAACTAATAGATACTCTTGAATTATCGATATTATCTACAAAAGAAAAAAAGGGGAAAAAATCTATAACAAATAAAAAAATTGATGATTTATTGGAAAATAATTCAATTTATGATAAAAAAAGTGATAATCATTACAACAATATATCAGCCTTTATTAAGTCTATTAGAGGATCTGACCCAAATGCTGCTTTGTATTATCTAGCAAGAATGTTAAAAAATGGAGAAGATCCATTATTTATAGCTAGAAGACTTATCATAAGTGCATCAGAAGATATCGGACTAGCAAATCCTAATGCAATGATTATTGCTAATACAACTTTTGATTCAGTAAATAAAATTGGAATGCCTGAGGGAAGAATCCCTCTTTCTAATGCAACTATTTATCTTTCATTATCAGAAAAAAGCAATTCTTCATACATCGCCATAAATGAAGCTTATAATGAAGTAAATGAAAATCCAATATCTGAGGTTCCTAATCACTTAATAAATGCTGTAACGGATTTTGATAAAAAAAGTGGATTTGGAAATGGTTATGCTTATGACCATAATTCAAAAGATGCTTTTATTAAGAAAGATAACTTCCCAAAAAAAATTAATAACAGATCTTTTTATTCTCCAAAAGAAAAAGGAATTGAAAAAAATTTAAAGGAAAGATTCGAAAAATTATGGCAATCAGGTTAA
- the purL gene encoding phosphoribosylformylglycinamidine synthase subunit PurL — protein sequence MVKQETLKELALSKSEYNLIVEKLDREPNDLELGLFGALWSEHCGYKHTKKLLRTIKSKSEFTITEAGEENAGAINIGSNKAIVMKIESHNHPSAIEPYEGAATGVGGIVRDIFAMGARPIALLNSLRFSDLEENRNIQIAKGVIEGISGYGNCLGIPNIGGECFFDKSYESNPLVNAMCVGLVDSNKILSAKAEKSGDLLIIIGAETGRDGIHGASGLASQNFEETIELRSAVQVGNPFLEKLLIEACLEISNFDELVGMQDCGAAGITSAAIEMAERSKLGLKIDISKVPAKEDSMTPYEIMLSESQERMLIAVKNNQFERIFDVLGKWDLRCSIIGEFTDSNEVEIFQGSKLISKTSIEALTSPPEYDLSLIARKYKNKKEKHEIKEKYKTLDEKLVLHHVKEILHSNNIVSKESIYKKYDHHVQTNTVVEPGEDAAVIRVKGTDKFLIFSCDGNSRFSYLDPKIGAEINIAEACRNISVLGGKAISLTDGLNFGDPTKPKGAFELIETFKGFNSACEIFDIPIISGNASLYNEGYNSSINPTPIIGAMGIMSSQTKIITKSFVSEGDYVAIIGKSMWGSDLGLSGSEFQSYFDRSISGEIMIDLEFEEKIQNKIRNLIKNNLINSATDISLGGLIISLIKSCEKNKLGVNINKSIPNNWAGALFGEDQSRIIFSYNPKNEDKIKKQLSNINWENIGVVSKENIKFGNILLESEELILRYNKGFSVDI from the coding sequence ATGGTTAAACAAGAAACATTAAAAGAATTAGCTTTATCAAAGTCTGAATATAATCTTATAGTTGAGAAATTAGATAGAGAACCAAATGATTTGGAATTAGGTCTTTTTGGAGCCCTATGGAGTGAACATTGTGGATATAAACATACAAAAAAATTACTCAGAACTATAAAATCAAAATCTGAATTTACTATCACAGAGGCTGGAGAAGAAAATGCAGGAGCAATTAATATAGGTTCCAATAAAGCAATTGTAATGAAAATTGAATCACATAACCATCCTTCAGCAATTGAGCCATATGAAGGAGCTGCAACTGGAGTTGGAGGCATAGTTAGAGATATCTTTGCTATGGGAGCAAGGCCAATAGCTTTATTGAATTCTCTGAGATTTAGTGATTTAGAAGAAAATAGAAATATACAAATTGCCAAAGGGGTAATTGAAGGTATTTCAGGATACGGTAATTGTTTAGGAATACCTAATATTGGTGGAGAATGCTTCTTTGATAAATCATATGAATCAAACCCCTTAGTAAACGCTATGTGTGTTGGTTTAGTAGACTCTAACAAAATATTGAGTGCCAAGGCAGAGAAATCAGGAGATCTTCTAATAATTATTGGTGCTGAAACTGGAAGAGATGGAATTCATGGAGCTTCAGGACTAGCCTCACAGAATTTTGAAGAAACAATTGAATTAAGATCCGCTGTTCAAGTTGGTAATCCTTTTTTAGAAAAATTACTTATTGAAGCTTGTCTAGAAATTTCTAATTTTGATGAGTTAGTTGGAATGCAAGATTGTGGAGCTGCAGGAATAACTAGTGCTGCAATAGAAATGGCTGAGAGATCAAAACTAGGCCTTAAAATTGATATCTCAAAGGTGCCTGCAAAAGAAGATTCAATGACTCCATACGAAATCATGTTATCTGAATCTCAAGAAAGAATGCTCATAGCTGTAAAAAATAATCAATTCGAAAGAATATTTGATGTTTTAGGTAAATGGGATCTAAGGTGTTCAATTATAGGAGAATTTACAGATAGTAATGAAGTCGAGATTTTTCAAGGTTCTAAACTTATATCAAAAACTTCCATTGAAGCACTAACTTCACCTCCTGAGTATGATCTATCACTTATTGCTCGAAAATACAAAAATAAAAAAGAAAAACATGAAATTAAAGAAAAATATAAAACCCTAGATGAAAAATTAGTTCTTCATCATGTAAAAGAGATATTACATTCAAACAATATAGTTAGTAAAGAAAGTATTTATAAAAAATATGATCATCATGTTCAAACTAATACCGTTGTAGAACCAGGAGAAGATGCTGCAGTAATACGAGTAAAAGGAACAGATAAATTTCTTATTTTCAGTTGCGATGGAAACTCTAGGTTTTCATATTTAGATCCTAAAATTGGTGCTGAAATTAATATAGCAGAGGCATGCAGAAATATTTCAGTTTTAGGTGGGAAAGCAATATCTCTAACTGATGGATTAAATTTCGGAGATCCAACTAAACCAAAGGGAGCTTTTGAACTAATAGAAACATTCAAAGGATTTAATTCAGCATGTGAAATATTTGATATTCCAATTATAAGCGGAAATGCTAGTTTATATAATGAGGGATATAATTCATCAATAAATCCCACGCCAATCATTGGAGCAATGGGCATAATGAGTAGTCAAACTAAAATCATAACTAAAAGTTTCGTCTCAGAAGGAGATTACGTAGCGATAATTGGTAAATCTATGTGGGGATCTGATTTAGGTTTATCCGGAAGTGAATTCCAATCTTATTTTGATAGATCTATCTCGGGAGAAATTATGATAGATTTAGAATTTGAAGAAAAAATACAAAATAAAATAAGAAACTTAATAAAAAATAATCTAATTAATTCTGCAACAGATATATCTTTAGGGGGATTAATAATTAGCCTTATTAAGTCATGTGAAAAAAATAAATTAGGTGTAAATATAAATAAATCTATCCCCAATAACTGGGCAGGGGCTTTGTTTGGCGAGGATCAATCAAGAATAATATTTTCTTATAACCCCAAAAATGAAGATAAAATCAAAAAACAATTAAGTAATATAAATTGGGAAAATATTGGAGTTGTAAGCAAAGAAAATATAAAATTTGGAAATATTTTATTAGAAAGTGAAGAACTAATTTTAAGATATAATAAAGGTTTTAGTGTAGATATATAA
- the purQ gene encoding phosphoribosylformylglycinamidine synthase subunit PurQ, with product MKIGIAVFPGTWSEADTRYATQNVLGITSEYIWHKDQSINNVDFIILPGGFSYGDYLRTGAIASFSPIMKKIVEFANSGGPVLGICNGFQILCESNLLPGILIRNKGLSFICENSFLKVNSNSKFTKLYKNNEIIKIPISHGEGNFQADNKIIKQLEDEDRIVFRYSSKFGEVSKKYNPNGSINNIAGIINSDGNILGMMPHPEKACEKIIGSDDGLGIFSSIIRTIGKNG from the coding sequence TTGAAAATAGGCATAGCTGTATTCCCTGGAACATGGAGTGAAGCTGATACCCGATATGCGACTCAAAATGTTTTGGGTATAACTTCTGAATATATTTGGCACAAAGATCAAAGCATAAATAATGTAGACTTCATTATTCTGCCTGGTGGATTTTCATATGGGGACTATTTGAGAACCGGAGCAATTGCAAGTTTTTCACCAATAATGAAAAAAATAGTAGAGTTTGCAAACTCTGGGGGACCTGTACTTGGAATTTGTAATGGATTTCAAATACTTTGTGAATCAAATTTACTACCAGGAATACTTATAAGAAATAAAGGGCTTTCTTTTATTTGTGAAAATTCTTTTCTCAAAGTTAATAGTAATTCTAAATTTACAAAACTTTATAAAAATAATGAAATTATTAAGATTCCAATTTCTCATGGTGAAGGGAATTTTCAAGCAGATAATAAAATAATAAAACAATTAGAAGATGAAGATAGAATAGTTTTTAGATATTCATCTAAATTTGGTGAAGTATCAAAAAAATATAATCCCAATGGATCAATAAATAATATAGCTGGAATTATAAATTCAGATGGAAATATATTAGGAATGATGCCACATCCAGAGAAGGCTTGCGAAAAAATCATTGGAAGTGACGATGGATTAGGGATATTCTCTTCAATTATAAGAACTATAGGAAAAAATGGTTAA
- a CDS encoding CbbQ/NirQ/NorQ/GpvN family protein: protein MATQSYKEVNAEEYVVDKEPFFMPTSDEVEVFQAAYNERVPILLKGPTGTGKTRFVEYMSWKINENEKKSKDIPLITVACHEDLTASDLVGRYLLDASGTKWIDGPLTRAVKSGGICYLDEVVEARKDTTVIIHPLTDHRRTLSIDKLGQVIQADDGFLLVVSYNPGYQNAVKDLKHSTRQRFVAIEFDFPEVERETKIIAHEAEIDEGISNQLATLGQKIRNLREHGLEEGASTRLLIYAGRLIKQGISPKRACQVALTWGITDEFQIQETVDQIVSSIFE, encoded by the coding sequence ATGGCTACTCAAAGTTATAAAGAAGTAAATGCAGAGGAATACGTAGTAGATAAAGAGCCTTTCTTTATGCCTACTTCAGATGAGGTAGAAGTTTTTCAAGCTGCATATAATGAAAGAGTCCCAATTCTTCTTAAAGGCCCAACTGGAACAGGTAAAACAAGATTTGTTGAATATATGTCATGGAAAATAAATGAAAATGAAAAAAAATCTAAAGATATACCACTAATAACTGTTGCTTGTCATGAAGACTTAACTGCTAGTGATCTTGTTGGAAGATATTTACTAGATGCTAGTGGAACTAAGTGGATTGATGGCCCCTTAACAAGAGCCGTAAAGTCTGGAGGAATATGTTACTTAGACGAAGTTGTTGAAGCAAGAAAAGACACTACGGTTATTATTCATCCTTTAACAGACCATAGAAGAACCTTAAGTATAGATAAATTAGGTCAAGTTATTCAAGCAGATGATGGATTTTTACTTGTAGTTTCTTATAACCCTGGTTATCAAAACGCAGTTAAAGATCTGAAGCATTCAACAAGGCAAAGATTTGTAGCTATAGAATTTGATTTTCCTGAAGTTGAAAGAGAAACAAAAATTATTGCTCATGAAGCTGAAATAGATGAAGGTATTTCAAATCAGCTTGCTACTCTGGGTCAGAAAATAAGAAATTTACGCGAACATGGTCTTGAAGAAGGAGCAAGTACTAGACTGTTAATTTATGCTGGAAGATTAATCAAACAGGGTATTTCTCCTAAAAGAGCATGTCAAGTTGCTTTGACTTGGGGAATTACAGATGAATTCCAAATTCAAGAAACTGTAGACCAAATCGTTTCATCAATATTTGAGTAA